The proteins below come from a single Tachypleus tridentatus isolate NWPU-2018 chromosome 13, ASM421037v1, whole genome shotgun sequence genomic window:
- the LOC143236541 gene encoding acid-sensing ion channel 4-A-like produces the protein MSSGAELTEPTSVAIENGVWDVCKYLFGQSSLSGVSQIAKSPTVCRRCIWVFVFCLCIGFCIYHSVSFVTSYLEYPVIVNLDVENNLELEFPAVTVCNLNGLRKSVLMLQQHVNPNEDLFNLLLVAGILSMDYPKSIIVFPSRSAVSSCKRNDQDKSQSYSDIRRFFNILHKLNTTLRQKLGHQAQDFIKKCTWMDEDCSYRNFTIFTSYLYGNCFTFNADWSNTSETKKVKSVGALSGLTLELNLERDEYLDEITSTVGARVVVHDSRIVPQPENEGIDISPGLQTSVMVSKVTFERLPPPYKDRCRNYHKDESHGPATRHLDCFFDCLQDLSLRLCNCTDPSMKLREVLKYVH, from the exons ATGTCTTCAGGAGCCGAACTGACAGAGCCTACGTCAGTAGCCATCGAAAATGGTGTTTGGGATGTATGTAAATACCTATTCGGGCAGTCTTCACTCTCAGGGGTTTCTCAAATTGCCAAGTCACCGACTGTTTGTCGTCGTTGCATCTGGGTCTTCGTTTTCTGCTTGTGTATTGGATTTTGCATCTATCATAGCGTCAGCTTCGTGACGTCATATTTGGAGTATCCCGTCATTGTCAATTTGGACGTGGAGAACAATTTGGAGTTGGAGTTTCCTGCTGTCACTGTGTGCAACCTGAACGG ACTCCGTAAGTCAGTTCTGATGCTACAGCAACACGTCAACCCAAATGAAGACCTATTCAATCTCCTGTTGGTAGCTGGAATTCTTTCAATGGATTATCCGAAGTCGATTATTGTCTTTCCA TCTCGTTCAGCTGTTTCTTCCTGTAAAAGAAACGACCAAGATAAAAGTCAGTCATACAGTGACATTCGAAGATTCTTCAACATCTTGCACAAATTAAATACAACTTTACGTCAGAAACTTGGACATCAGGCACAggatttcattaaaaaatgcacTTGGATGGATGAGGATTGTAGCTACAG GAATTTCACAATCTTTACATCGTATCTGTATGGAAACTGCTTCACATTTAACGCAGACTGGTCAAATACGTCAGAGACAAAAAAAGTGAAATCTGTCGGAGCCTTGAGTG GTCTAACGTTGGAGTTGAACTTAGAACGAGATGAATATCTTGATGAAATAACATCTACAGTTGGTGCTCGTGTTGTCGTCCATGATTCTCGTATTGTTCCACAGCCTGAGAACGAGGGTATCGACATTAGTCCTGGATTGCAAACGTCAGTAATGGTTTCCAAG GTAACTTTCGAACGTCTGCCTCCTCCTTATAAAGACAGGTGTCGTAACTACCATAAAGATGAGTCGCACGGACCGGCCACTCGACATTTG GATTGTTTCTTCGATTGTTTACAAGACCTTAGTTTAAGACTATGTAACTGTACTGATCCATCAATGAAACTAAGAGAGGTTTTGAAATATGTTCACTAG
- the LOC143236542 gene encoding bile acid-sensitive ion channel-like — MGLLFGRRFGGLKNRTLKCDCPLSCRKSTFDMTLSSSMLFNMEEESEFPEPSQETVQSNSGSRRGLRQSWTSSNENFAKLRVFYKTLDHIIYRQQPKYQSNEIFSNLGGQLGLWLGISLVAWFEAIETIYLLIGYVFSKRQIQKEKPQDVSRS; from the exons ATGGg tTTGCTGTTTGGACGACGTTTTGGGGGTCTGAAGAACAGGACACTAAAATGTGACTGTCCACTTTCTTGCAG aaagtcAACATTTGATATGACCTTGTCGTCATCAATGTTGTTTAACATGGAGGAAGAGTCAGAGTTTCCAGAACCTTCACAGGAAACAGTCCAGAGCAACTCAGGTTCGAGACGT GGTTTGCGTCAAAGTTGGACCTCTTCAAA TGAGAACTTCGCCAAACTTCGTGTGTTCTACAAAACGTTAGATCACATAATCTATAGGCAGCAGCCTAAGTATCAG AGTAATGAAATCTTTAGTAACCTTGGTGGACAACTGGGACTATGGCTAGGGATCTCCTTAGTGGCCTGGTTCGAGGCTATAGAGACCATCTACCTGCTGATTGGATATGTATTTTCTAAACGACAAATCCAGAAAGAAAAACCACAGGATGTTTCTCGTAGTTAA